One part of the Sciurus carolinensis chromosome 4, mSciCar1.2, whole genome shotgun sequence genome encodes these proteins:
- the Dnajb7 gene encoding dnaJ homolog subfamily B member 7: MVDYYEVLGVQRYASPEDIKKAYRKVALKWHPDKNPENKEEAERKFKEVAEAYEVLSNDEKRDIYDKYGKEGLNGEGGSHFDDEYEYGFIFRKPDDVFKEIFGERDPFSFHFFEDSLEDLLNSPRSFYGSRRGAECFFSTASEHPISERFSFYDAGYRPYNLLGPEGLPSFSSVAFDDSRMGSYISVTTSGKRINGRNINTNKIFENDQGIEDIQDDSELKSFFVNGVADEESFPEECSCSRQSFNNYSPNFYSTKHVPQYTFVDNDEQGIPCITSNRDPSIFSAGFKEDGKRKKKKHKEVQKKKSTKRNL, from the coding sequence ATGGTGGATTACTATGAAGTTCTCGGAGTACAGAGATATGCTTCACCCGAGGACATTAAAAAAGCTTATCGTAAAGTGGCACTTAAATGGCACCCTgataaaaatccagaaaataaagaagaagcagagagaaaattcaaagaagtAGCTGAGGCATACGAGGTATTATCAAATGATGAAAAACGGGACATTTATGATAAATATGGCAAGGAAGGATTAAATGGTGAAGGTGGAAGTCATTTTGATGATGAATATGAGTATGGCTTCATATTCCGTAAGCCAGATGAtgtctttaaagaaatttttggGGAAAGGGACCcattttcatttcacttctttGAAGACTCACTGGAGGACCTTTTAAATAGTCCAAGAAGTTTCTATGGGAGCAGAAGAGGTGCAGAATGCTTTTTCTCTACTGCCAGTGAACATCCAATTTCTGAGAGATTTTCTTTCTATGATGCAGGATATAGACCATATAATTTACTGGGGCCTGAGGgccttccttcattctcttccGTGGCATTTGATGACAGTAGGATGGGCAGCTATATATCTGTTACAACTTCAGGCAAAAGAATTAATGGCAGAAACATTAATACGAACAAAATTTTTGAGAACGATCAAGGAATAGAAGACATACAAGATGATAGTGAGTTGAAATCCTTCTTTGTAAATGGTGTAGCAGATGAAGAAAGCTTTCCAGAAGAATGCAGCTGCAGCAGACAGTCATTTAACAATTACTCACCTAATTTCTATAGCACCAAACATGTGCCTCAATATACTTTTGTGGACAATGATGAGCAAGGTATACCTTGCATTACCAGCAACCGGGATCCCTCTATTTTCTCAGCAGGAttcaaagaagatggtaagaggaaaaaaaagaagcacaaagaAGTGCAGAAAAAGAAGTCAACCAAAAGGAATCTCTAA